GGCATAGCCTAGATAGCGATATTGTTTTGCGAGGCCGGGAAACAGCTGGGCTATCCGTGCAACTGACGATGCGCGGTGATGACGTACTTGCGCATATCATTAATGGCCAAGCATCCTTGCTAGGAAGTGAAATTTCGCAAGGGGAAAGTGTCGCACTGCCACCCTATGTACCGATTAAGATCGGGGAATATCATGTGGCTGTCGGCCAACCCGGATCGGAGCGTTGGGGCGAAGCCAATGCGATTGCGCTGCGTGCGGCGGATAGTGCGCTGCAGCTAAGTGAAGAGACGGCACGTCCGACCTTGTCTGATCAAACGCGTTCGCGCTGGACGTCGATGATGAGCTATCTGCCAGGCTGGATGAAGGGACCTGGCTTCCTGATGGTAGCGGCCTTTGCGTTGATGCTGGCCTTGGCTATTGAGCCGCTGAAACAGATTGTGGACGGCGAGATTAACGGCGTTGATGACGCCCAAATCGCCGTCGCCAATGCTGGATTTTCAGGCATAACGGTGGGTGCTGATCCTTCCGGATCCAAAATACTGATTAGCGGTATTGTCCGTGATGAAGCCGAAATTACCAGATTGCAGGAATTGATCGACCGCCGCTTTTCCGGCGCCATCGTCGACGTAGAGACGACGCAGGGGCTCGCCCGCGCTGCGACAGATATGCTTGCTAGCCAAGGCGTGGATGCCGAAGCCAGGCCTGATGGAATTGGCAGGATTGAAATTGTCTCTGAATATTTGCCGATCGACCGCCAAAGTGAACTGCGAGAAAAGCTTAATAAAGATTTGCCGAAACTGGCAGGGATCAGTTTTGCGCTATCCGGCGCGCGCGGACAGGAAGATCTGAAATATTTTTTCAACTCCGAGAAATACGGACTGGCGACCTACGTCGATGGCGATCCTGGACATCTTGTAACCGCCGATGGCTCCTTCTGGTTTGAAGGCGCGACCTTGCCAACCGGTCACAAAATTATTCGCGCGCGCGGCGGGGCTTTGTCTTTTGAACGGGCCGGACAGGTGGAAGAAATAAGGACCGCACCGCCGCCAGCACAGGAGGCGATTGCTGTCGCCAGCGGTGAACCACTGGAAGGCAGCATCGTGGAAAAACCCGTTGTTGAGAACCTCGCTGTCAACAGACCCGATCAAGACCCGGATATTACCGAAAAGCCTACCGACCCGAATGTAACCCAGAAAGGAAATGACAATGAATAGCGATTTTAATGTCAATCTAAACCAGTTGGCGGCGACGCCCAACAGCGGCCAGCGGGCTCGCAGCAGCAACTGGTTCGAAGCTTTTGCCAATGCCTGGGGCAATGCTCTGGACAATCAGGCAAACGAGATTGAGATGCGTGCTAACACGCTGTCTCAAGGAGAGGATTCGCCCTCGCAGATCACATTGCTGACAGCAGAATCCATGCGTTTGAGTTTCATGTCACAAAGCTCACACACATCGCTGGATAGCATTTCCAAAGCGCTCGAAACCATGGCGCGTAAGAAGTAATCATGAGTGCGGAAATCATAGCCGCTGCTTCGGCAGCCTCAAGCGCCGCTGGCGAGGCAAATACGACCCGTGTGGTCGATCTGCAAAGCCATAATGTCAACAGCACCGCAGCATCCAATCCTACCGCCGCTACGCAATCGCGATTTGATGCCGCCATGGACCGGATCAGCAGTATCAATGGTACAGCCTCGACCACCGGCATGCCCAAGGCAATGTCCGGCATGATTGGCGCGCTGGACAAGGTCAATGTGCAGGCCAAGTCCGTCTCCGACTATGCAAAAAGTGCAGCAGATAGCGGGGGGACAATGACGCCGGGTGAGATCGTGAACCTCACCATGCGGTGTCAGGAATTCATGTTCCAGTGCCAACTGACGTCCAATATTGCCAATCGCAGTGCGGACGGTGTCCAGCAGTTGTTCCGGCAGCAAGGATAGGAGCATGATCAAGCCTGTTTGGGGATTTGCAAAATGGATTGTGGCGCTGGCGCTGGCGGTGTCGCTATCTGCCTGCTCCGAACAGGAACTGCATCGTGACCTGTCCGAAAATCAGGCCAATGAGGTTGTCGCCGTTCTCTCTGAATCTGGGATATCGGCGAGTAAACAGGCAATGGAAGACAATGTCTGGTCAGTGTCTGTTACCCAGGATGATTTCGCGCGTTCGGTGCAATTGCTGCGGGCCAATGGTCTACCACGAGAAACCTATGATACACTGGGCAGCGTGTTCAAAAAGGAAGGGTTTACTTCTTCTCCACTCGAGGAACGGGCCCGCCTGATCTATGGTCTGTCACAGGAATTGTCGCGCACGATCAGCGAAATTGATGGCGTTGTACAGTCCAGAGTCCATTTGACACTACCCGAACCTGATCCCCTGTCGCGCGAAGTGAAGCCATCTTCCGCCTCGGTATTTATCAAGTATCGACCCGGCTTTGATCTCGACAATCAAACATCATCGGTCAAATCACTGGTTGCCAATAGCATTGAAGGCCTGACCTATGAGAAAGTCTCGGTGGTCATGGTTCCCGGAAAACCGATTGCCCGTCCCGTTGAAGCATCCTGGTCGCCGCGCTTCGGATGGCTACGCTGGATCGCAATTTTGGGTGCGGTCGGTTTGACCCTGTTCGCGGCATGGCAATTCGTCAAAACGCGTCGGCGCGGCAGCGCACGCGATCTGTCCTCAGATCAAGATCCGATGACTGGAAAAGCCTATGCTTCGAACAAACGCAACTGAAGCCAGTGCGGACGCGGCGGAACGCGGCCATTCCTGTCGCATGAAGCTAGCCAGGAAACACCGCTTGCTTGGTGATCTTTCCAAGCCATCTCGCGCAGCGCGCTTTCGTGACCGGTTGCGTGGAAACGCGGATCACAATCGCGATATCGGAATGCGTTTTGCAGACCTGGTTGCTTTGCCACTCTGGTCGGTAGATCCACAGGCAGATCTGGGGAAGCTGGCTTATGCCGCTGGCCTGCTATGCTATCGTCCGCAACTGGATCAGGAATTGGACGGTCTGACGCTGCGATCCATTGCCCGGACAACCGGCGAAAAATTGTTCGACCAAGTGATGGAAGCGACACGGCCGGCAACATCAAATATCATGGCTTCTGAACGACCATTGCCAACACCGGCAGAGATTGCACAATGCGGCTCCGCGCTGATGGATCGGGTCGTCCGCTCATCCCAACCGGACAAGACAGGCGCCGACACAAGAGACGCACCGTGCGGCGGTGTCACCATAACGGAAGCACGTGCAATCTGTGATATGGCCTATCAGCTCATTCAGCAGGCTCCAATTTCAGCGGACCGGGAACAGACCTGATGGCTTACACGCTCTTTCATAGCGCCGACAAAGCGCTCTTCGCGGATTCACCGATAATCAAACAGGATGACGCCAAGAACATCTCAACCGCAGTGGATATGCTGGCCGAAGCAGAACAGATCAAGCAAAGCTGCGCCGCCGATCGGGCGGCGGCTGTCGAGCAAGGCTATGCTGAAGGTCGGGCCGCTGCGCTACAGGAGATGCGCGACCTTGTCGCCGCCGCGATTGTTCCGCTTGCGACCAAGATTGCCGATAATCAGGCCATGCATCAAAAGGATCTTGCTGCGCTCGCCTTTGGTGCGGTTGAACACATACTGGGCGCGATAGCCGATGACGATAAGATGACCGCAATCACCAAGCGGGCTCTTTCCAATGTCGACATGGATGATGTGGAGTCGATCGCCCTATCTCCTGATTTAGCCGAGGCCGTCCAATCCGGTTTGGCGGAAAATGCCGCACGCCTCGTCAAGGCCGATCCGGGTTTGCAAACCCATGATTGTGTCATTCGGACCCGATCAGGCGCCGTCCTTTGCGGCCTTGATTTGCAGCTGGAAACGCTTGGTACCCGTTGGGGTTTGTCGGACAAGACCGAGCAGGACGAGCAAGCATAGTGACCAACTCCGCCCCTCTTTTCCTGCAACCGGCCGAACGAGCGCACACCGGCAGCAGCTTGCTGGAGGCGTTGCGAGAGGCACCGCTCGTCGAACAGCGGGGCAAGCTGATCAGCGCTTTGGGAACATCACTGCGCGTGAAAGGGGTGCGCGCCCATATTGGTGACCTGTGCGAAATTCATACGCCGGGGAGCAGCGATATGGTTGCCGCAGAAGTTGTTGGCTTCAGTGAAGGCTGCGCCATCCTGACACCCTTGGGACCGGTGCGCGGCCTGGCACCGGATAGCGAAATCATCTTGCGCGGCGGACAGATGAAAGTTCCTTATGGCGATCATTTGTTAGGGCGGGTTTATAACGCAGCTTTGCAACCGATTGATGGGCTTGGCCCGATTGTCCGCCAACCTGCGCGCGGCCTACGCGGGGAGCCGCCCAGTCCGATGGAACGCAAACCAATCTCCACCCTGTTCGAGACAGGCGTGCGCGCCATTGATGGTCTGATGACCTTGGGTGAAGGACAACGGATCGGGATTTTCGCCGCGGCCGGCAGCGGCAAGAGCACATTGCTTGGAATGCTCGCACGTCATGCACAGGCCGATGCTTTCGTAATCGCCTTGATTGGAGAGCGCGGACGGGAAGTGCGGGAATTTGTTGAGGATGTGCTTGGCCCTGATGGGTTGGCTAAGGCGATCGTAATCGTAGCAACATCAGACCGTCCGGCGATGGAGCGCGTGCGCGCCGCCGAAGCAGCTACCGCAGTTGCTGAAGGCCTTCGCGATCAGGGGAAACATGTCGTATTGATGATGGACAGCATCACCCGCTTTGCGCGTGCCCATCGGGAGATTGGGTTGGCTGCCGGTGAACCCCCGGTCAGACGCGGATTTCCACCATCGATTTTCGCAGAGCTGCCGCAGCTTTTTGAACGGGCTGGCACCGCGCAGACCGGTGCGATTACCGGATTATATACCGTGTTGCTGGAAGACGAGGATGGCGACCCGATCGGTGAGGAAGTGCGTTCGTTATTGGATGGCCATATCCATCTCTCGCGGAAATTGGCTGCTAGCGGCCATTACCCTGCCATCGACGTGCCCAACAGTCTTTCTCGATTGACCGGACGGCTGGTCGGGTCTGGCCAGGCCGACGCGGCTCGGCGGATGCGGGCAATGTTGGCACGGCTCGCCGATATAGAACTACTGATCCAGATGGGCGAATATCAACCGGGTCAGGATGGACTGGCGGACAGTGCGCTTGCGGCAAACAAGGAGATTAACCGCTTTCTGCGCCAGACAATTGACGAGAAATCCAGTGCTGCGGAAAGCAACGCTTTGCTACGTAGCCTGACTGAGAGTGTCGATGCCTGATCGGAATTTGACCCAATTGCAGAAAATTGGCGGTCTGCGATTGCGGCGTAGCGAGCGCGAACTGAAAGCAGCGCGGAGCGCCTTGTCTGAGGCGGAAGCCGCGCGGACTCAAGCCGAGGAAAGCCTACAGGATCAAACAGCGCAAATGCACAAGGCCAAGCAGGAAAGCTATGCCAACCCGGCGTTGGAACAGGCCTGGATCTGGCAAAACGTCAGCGAACGGAAACGGCAGAACGCCGCCGTGCACCATGACAATATGTGCAGTGTAGAACAGAAGTGCGAGGAAGGACTGAAACAGGCCGGCCAAGCTCTATTGAAATCACAAGTCAAACAGGATGGCTTTGCGACTGTGATCCGGCAGCACAATAAAGCCGAAGAAAGAAAAACCGAGGATGCGCTCGCGGAAGAGCGGCAAGATAGCCTGCACCATCGGCCGAGAATGATATGACGATCAATCACGATCCTTCTGCCAACAGAGTGCCGCCGCCTTCGCTTTCGCCATCCTCCAAGAGCAAGCCATTTTCAGCGCATAGCCAAAGCCGCTTCGAGCGCTCTTTGCAGCAACAAGAAAACCGCGATGCGCGCTTTAGCCCATCGGACAAGCCAGCCGCGCACCGCAATGACGGCCAGCGCAATGATGAAAGCCGGTCGGAGCAGAAGCGCAGCAAGAACGCCGCCGACCGAGAGCAGAAGGGTGGCGAAAAAGGCAAGACGCAGGATGGCGCAGGCGAGCTATTTGCCTGGACCGGCGCAGCGCAGGGCCATGGTCCATTTCAGGGCGGCGGTGATATCGCGGCCAACAGAGTGCATGCGGGTCAGATAGATGTCGAACTCCAGGCCCAGATTGATCGCATCGCGGCGGCGATAGCCGAACAGGCGCAGCGCGGTCAGCAAAGCCGCTTCACCGTGCAGTTGCCCGGCGGACTTCCGATAGAAAGCGCGGTTCTGGCGCGATCCGCGACCGGCTATGTTTCGATCCTTCTGGTTGCCAGACCGGGCGCATTGGGACTGAATGATCGCAAGTTGATCCGCCGGGAGCTTCAGGATCGTTTGCAAAAACATCCAATCAAATTGGCTGAAATTGGTTTTGCCGGCAAGGCTGGTTAGTTACCTGTTATCGCCAGATATTATCGTAACAGCCTGGCGATCCCGAAAGCCCCGGCCAGTCCCAGGCCGCCGGCCAAAGCGATTAGCCCATAGTTGGACTCTGATTCTGTTGATGCGGCAGCCAGGGCGTCTTCCTGGCTATCGGGCTTGAGTGGATTGGCATCTGTCGCATCGCCCGTTTCGCGCATCCGAAAACCTTCGTCTGTCAAAGTCATGACATCGAGGTCCAGTCCGGAGTTTTTTGCACCCTGTTTCACGGCTTCTTTTACGGCATCCAGAAATTGGGGATTGGACTGCGCTTCTTCCACACTGGAATCGATCAAGGCCGCTTGAATAAGATAGGCTTCTGCAAGCTCCTGTTTCTCGGCCTGAGATGCGCCGGTCAGCGAAGGAACAGCGAGCAAGGCATTCTCAGATTGCTGCCGGACCGCCTGATAGGTTTTACGGGAAGGGGTTGTTGTTGAACCGCGACTGGCCTGATAAGCGCTCACCCACCATGCCGTGTAAGCATCGGCAACATTGTTGGTTTGCAGGCCGACCGAACCCATCGCCCTGTCAATCAAGCCCATCACATCGGCCGACGCAAAAATCGCCTGCATCTTGGCGGCACCTTCCGGATCAACTTTCTTGGAGCGGTCAACGAACTTCTGGAGATTCTGTTTTTGACGGGCCTTGCTAGAGGTAAACCGCAAAGATGATCTGTCCACGCCGGGATTGCTTTGAACATTAGGTGCGAAAAACTGGTTTTGCCGCCGTTCTGCGTTGCGTCTGTCAAGCAGCTCTCGGTTCAAATTGGACATCGCAAAATCGGGGGCAATCTGGATGACCGGAGTGGAGAAACTTTGCGCGGACAGATGTGCCGCCGATAGGCTGGTAAAGAGTGCGAATGTTGTACCGTAAATTGCCAGTTTTTTCATATCTGCCTTCTCCTGGTGATGGATCAAACGCAACTCTGTGCGGTTACCCTTACCAATTTATTATGAATGGCGTATTTCAAACACCGTAAGTTGATAGAATATCGGGATATTCGGAACGAAAAAGGGCGACCTTTACGAGAAAGGCCGCCCTCAATTCTTCCATTTGTCTGTTTAGTTTTTGCGCGCCATGTTTGCGTTGGCTTCGCCGATCGACTTGATCGCATTGTTCAGGGCATTGGCCACCAGGCTCAATTCCTGGCTCAGAGCCTGCATTTGTGCGCTCAGCTCACCGGTTTTGTCGGTCTTGTCGATTTTCTCACCAATATCGATCATGTCGTCCATCTTGTCGTCCATAACCTTGCCGAGGGCCAGCGCCAGCCGGACCAGCCGTGACTGGCCGCCGCTAATGCCGCCATCTTCATCATCTTCACCATTGC
This DNA window, taken from Parasphingorhabdus litoris DSM 22379, encodes the following:
- a CDS encoding DUF6683 family protein, which produces MKKLAIYGTTFALFTSLSAAHLSAQSFSTPVIQIAPDFAMSNLNRELLDRRNAERRQNQFFAPNVQSNPGVDRSSLRFTSSKARQKQNLQKFVDRSKKVDPEGAAKMQAIFASADVMGLIDRAMGSVGLQTNNVADAYTAWWVSAYQASRGSTTTPSRKTYQAVRQQSENALLAVPSLTGASQAEKQELAEAYLIQAALIDSSVEEAQSNPQFLDAVKEAVKQGAKNSGLDLDVMTLTDEGFRMRETGDATDANPLKPDSQEDALAAASTESESNYGLIALAGGLGLAGAFGIARLLR
- a CDS encoding FliH/SctL family protein is translated as MAYTLFHSADKALFADSPIIKQDDAKNISTAVDMLAEAEQIKQSCAADRAAAVEQGYAEGRAAALQEMRDLVAAAIVPLATKIADNQAMHQKDLAALAFGAVEHILGAIADDDKMTAITKRALSNVDMDDVESIALSPDLAEAVQSGLAENAARLVKADPGLQTHDCVIRTRSGAVLCGLDLQLETLGTRWGLSDKTEQDEQA
- the sctJ gene encoding type III secretion system inner membrane ring lipoprotein SctJ; protein product: MIKPVWGFAKWIVALALAVSLSACSEQELHRDLSENQANEVVAVLSESGISASKQAMEDNVWSVSVTQDDFARSVQLLRANGLPRETYDTLGSVFKKEGFTSSPLEERARLIYGLSQELSRTISEIDGVVQSRVHLTLPEPDPLSREVKPSSASVFIKYRPGFDLDNQTSSVKSLVANSIEGLTYEKVSVVMVPGKPIARPVEASWSPRFGWLRWIAILGAVGLTLFAAWQFVKTRRRGSARDLSSDQDPMTGKAYASNKRN
- a CDS encoding FliI/YscN family ATPase, with product MTNSAPLFLQPAERAHTGSSLLEALREAPLVEQRGKLISALGTSLRVKGVRAHIGDLCEIHTPGSSDMVAAEVVGFSEGCAILTPLGPVRGLAPDSEIILRGGQMKVPYGDHLLGRVYNAALQPIDGLGPIVRQPARGLRGEPPSPMERKPISTLFETGVRAIDGLMTLGEGQRIGIFAAAGSGKSTLLGMLARHAQADAFVIALIGERGREVREFVEDVLGPDGLAKAIVIVATSDRPAMERVRAAEAATAVAEGLRDQGKHVVLMMDSITRFARAHREIGLAAGEPPVRRGFPPSIFAELPQLFERAGTAQTGAITGLYTVLLEDEDGDPIGEEVRSLLDGHIHLSRKLAASGHYPAIDVPNSLSRLTGRLVGSGQADAARRMRAMLARLADIELLIQMGEYQPGQDGLADSALAANKEINRFLRQTIDEKSSAAESNALLRSLTESVDA